In Oryzias melastigma strain HK-1 unplaced genomic scaffold, ASM292280v2 sc00562, whole genome shotgun sequence, a single genomic region encodes these proteins:
- the LOC118598439 gene encoding GTPase IMAP family member 8-like produces the protein MKKSKLPQTHDTTHDKREAEVSGRLVSLIEMSALYGSSPEVTKRNTQASVSLWNPEGVHAFVMVLPVKSLNDKDKKELEVLQETFSSRVKDFTIVLFAVESDPTDPEVVSFMKENITIQELCQSWAGQYMVFNVKDKQQVSALLRLVEKMTAVGSQSFRREMMVKPRPSPPKNPWVTTTDGKSKLEPLRIVMVGKTGCGKS, from the coding sequence ATGAAAAAGAGCAAACTTCCCCAAACCCATGACACGACACATGACAAGAGAGAAGCAGAAGTGTCCGGACGTCTGGTGTCTCTCATCGAGATGTCTGCCTTGTATGGGAGCAGCCCTGAAGTCACTAAAAGGAACACACAAGCCTCTGTATCTCTCTGGAATCCTGAAGGTGTCCATGCCTTCGTCATGGTCCTACCTGTGAAAAGCCTAAACGATAAGGACAAGAAGGAGCTGGAGGTTCTCCAGGAAACCTTCAGCTCTCGAGTCAAGGACTTCACCATTGTTCTTTTTGCTGTAGAGTCAGACCCCACAGATCCAGAGGTGGTTAGCTTCATGAAAGAAAACATAACGATCCAGGAGCTCTGTCAGAGCTGGGCAGGTCAGTACATGGTCTTCAACGTCAAGGACAAACAACAGGTTTCTGCTTTACTCCGCCTTGTGGAGAAGATGACGGCTGTGGGATCTCAGTCTTTCAGAAGAGAAATGATGGTAAAACCTCGACCAAGTCCACCCAAAAACCCCTGGGTGACAACAACTGATGGAAAATCGAAGCTTGAACCTCTGAGGATAGTAATGGTTGGGAAGACGGGCTGCGGGAAGAGC